CCGGCTTTGGTGAGCTTATTGGTTTGCTGCTCGAGTTCGGTTTTGTTCTTACTAAGGCTTGTCGCTTGCTTATTGAGCTCACTACGGGCATGTTTTACTTTTAATGTGTAGTCGGCTTTTTTACGGGCTGCTTCATCGGAGGCTACAGCAATTTCAACCAGTTCACGGCGCTGGCTATCGAGCGCAGAAGATAACTGCTTGGCACTCTGGGCTGTTGAGGTTTGTGCTTGCTCTAGTTGCTTTAGATCCGTATTGGCTTTGCTTAATGCTATGGCCTGCTCTTTACTGGCCTGACTGCCCTTTTTCTGTTCCGTCGATAACTTATCAACACTGGCTTTAGCCGATAATATTTGTTGTTCATACTGCGCCAATTGTACTTTGGCTTGCTTATACTCTTGCTCGGTTTTATCAGTTTGAGCGGACGCCGCTTTATGGGCTGTATCAAGCTGTTTAACTGCCGCTATCGCCTGTTTTTGCTCTTTAACTAGCTTATCTAGCGCTACGCTGTTGTCACCATAGGCTTTCTCGCCCTTGCTAATAGAGCGTGTCAGCTCATCAATAGCGCCAATTGAGCCCTGTAGATCTTCGAGCTCCTGTAGCCGCTCGCTTAAGGTTTCACTTTGCTGGGCTAAACCCGCTAGTGCCTGTTCTGATTTCTTCGCCTCAGATGAAAAAAGGTCTTTACCCTTGATGACCAAATTGATGACTTGATCTTTAAAGCTCATCTAAAACGCTCCTTTGCTGGCTTAATAAAAAGGCCGTTACCACCTTTAAGCGGTAACGACCTTGAGTTGCAGACCTACACTATTAATGAGTAATTAGGCCGCGCTACGTACAAAGAACTTTGACTTACCCGAGGCAACAATATTCGAATCAGCAAGCACGCCGCCCTCGATATCGAATGAACCAAAGTCATCACCAATCAAATCTAAGCCTGATGTAGGGCTAGGCTTCCACTTGTAAAACTTAAGTGTCCATGGCTTACCGGTAGCATCGTTCACACCGTCAATCACCACTTTTAGCTCTTTGCCTGACTCAACTAAGGCTTGCAGAGCATTACCGGCTTTTGAGGTGTAACTCACTTTTAATACTTGATCCGCTGTGATGTTGCCGCTGCTTAATGGACGAATACCGCCAGCACTGACAACATAATCGACATTCACATCAAAAGTCGTTGCAGCATCATCGCTCTTAACCACTGGCGCAATCGCCAGATCAATCATTTTGTTGGTATCACATAAGCCGTCAAGCACTGCAGTGAGTACCTCATCGCTAATCGCTTCTGCGGTGACAACATCTACCTTTCCGCGCAAAGCCAACGCCATATTAGCGTTGCTAAAGTCATTCATTGTTAACGATAACTTTACCGCCTTAACTTTAGTCACTTCGGCTGCGTTGCCGCCACCACCACGATAATTAGGCAAGGATTTAGTTTCTTGCTCAATGTCTATTTTAACGCCAGAGGCATTACCTACATCGCGGCCATCCGCATACACAATGCCAGAGCCAATATAGCTCTCGGTTACGGTTTCGCTCATAGTTGTTCTCCAAATTCTACGGTTTGAGTTATTGAGAGGGTGATCACCGCTAAGCCATGTTTTTCATGGGCTTCGGGCATAATGTATTTACAAGGTTCACTCTCTTTAAAACCGATAAGCGCAACACCTTTAAGCCAATTAGGTTTATTAATGTCACGTTGATCTTTATAAAAAGAGCTTCTTATGTTTCGCACCAGGTTTATTAGATCCGCTGTTGGGGATTCGGTGCGACTGAGTGTTACCCCCGCAACAATTTGTAGCGCCAAGTCATCACGGTATTTATCGCGGCCATTTACCGCACCGAACCCATCGGTGTAAGGCTGCAAGAAGATAAAACACTGCTCTTTTGCTAAACTTTGAGCATAAAAGCCCTCGCGCACGGTCGCACCGTCAACCATTTTTAAGCGGCTTAAAATAGCGTTAATCATGATGTTTACTCGTTATAGGAGGTTTATGGCGAGGTTCATTTAACTTGCTGGTTATAGCGTTTACGCAAGTGCGCAATAATCGGCACTTCCAGATCATCACGCATGTAAGCAAAGCTATGACCCACTGATGGACCATATAAGGCTTTAACACCTTGCGCTTTAGCCTCTTTAAAGCTGCGCCAACTGTTATCACCCTGCCTACGGGAGTACATCACCTGGTTACCGTTTTTACCGATAAAGGTAAACGCACCTTTAAACCAAGTTGGTTGATTGCGAATTGACCTCACTATCTGGCCACTATTGACGCGCTGAGAACGCTTACCAACTCGATACTTTGGCGTTGCAAAACGCGTTAGTGAACTAGGCCGATAACGCGCGGTAATATGGGCGGTTAAGGTTTTAGGGTTAATGCTAAGGCTGAAGTTTTGTTCAATATACGATTTTGATTTAAAGCCATACTTACTGTAAATCTCATCAATGGCTAACTGCTTACCAAATACCGCCGTATCACTAACCGCTTTGGCAATCGCTGGCGCTTGCGCCTGACGCATTCGCTTAAGCTCTTTGGTTACAGCAGCAAAACCCGTAGTATCAAGCCACATAATGCCCACCGACTAACCCGCTAGAACTCGATATAAACAAAGCTCACCGTTATTTCATCAGTTTCATACAGCCGAGTGAGCACGTACTGTTGTCCGGCTAACTCAAAACGGTCATCACAATTCACGCTGCCATCAGCTTTTAAAAACTCAGCAAGCTTAACCGCTTCGACTACATACTCTGAACTGTCATCACGCTGGGCTTGCTGCAGGTTAACGCCGCGATCAAATGGTGCTTTGCCTGAATGACTAATAAACTGGCAAGGCGTTGCCAGCTTATTAAAGGCTCGTCCGAGCTTACGAACAAACCTTTGGTTAGCAGCGTGAGTTGCCACGCTAGGCATTCACTTTTACCCATACGGTAAGCGATGGGTTACCAGCTGCGGCCCATGCTTTACCCGCTAAGGTGTTACCCGATGCCGTTGAGGTAATATTGCCATCAGCCTTTAAATACACCTGTGTGCCTTGGCCGATATCATCAGCCTCAACTTTGGCCAGCTCAAATACACCCGTGGTGACAAAGGTGCCCTCGGTATCTGCCACTACATTACCCAACGCGACAGCAACAAGCTTACCAATTAGCGTCGGTGCACCGCTTGCAACATCAGCGGTCGGCGTATGGTCGATAGTGTTGCCGTCACAAATATGATTATTCATTACGTTATTCCTAAATCAATATTGAAAGATACAAATGAAAAACCGCCCTTATGCGTTAAACACAAAGAGCGGTTTTAATTGTTGATTGATAATTGTTTTTTACGCTGGCTTACCCGTAGATTTGGCTAAGCCGCGGTGATCAAGTGGTGCCACACCCGCATCGATGCGAACCTTAGTCGCCACACCATCGATACTAAAGCCATCTTGCTGCTCAATATAAGGCGTATCGATACCGTCGAGATAAGCGACTTCAATCGTGTCACGACCCTGCCCAGCAGCAAGGTAATACTCTTCTTTACTATGCTGGCCAAGACGCGCCTCAGAGATCACCTCGGCAAAGTCTTGAATTGGGTTAGCAATGCCAGCATTCACATCGGCACCTTTAACAGAGCTTGATTTGATGATCTGAGTGATAGAGCGTTTTAGGTTTGGCGGTACCAACGCAAACTCAGGCATGATATTAAGTGCGCGAGGGTGCTTGCCACCCGTTGTTTGGCTTTCCATCAACTCAGCCAATGCGCTTAACGAATCAACGCCTGGTGCGCCCGTACTTAAGTTGCCATGACTAGCATGAAATAGCGCTTTACCGTCACCCATATTCGGGTTTTTGGTTAAAATAGCGTAAACCAGATCAGCAACAGTAGCTTTAGCCGCGGAGCCCATCTTCATCGGGATCGAGGTGAGCATATCCATGTCATCATTAATGATGCATTGGCGAGTAATTGAGAAAATCTCACCGTAAGTGGCCAGCGCAATATCTGTTCCGTGATCACCCAAGGTGACATACTTATATTCAGCTCCGGCGCGCACTTCGCGCAAACTGCCAAGTTCATCAAGCCCAACACGCTTAGACACTTTAAAGTCGCCAAGCTGACCTTTCTTGGTCCAGCGTTCAAATGTTTCTTGTGCGGTTTCCCAACCTAACAACACTGACTTATTCGCCACATCAAGCAAGATATTGCCGAAATCAGATGAATCATGGGTAAATGCTAAGCCCACCATCTGCATTTGGTTTAGGCCAGCAATACCAATACCGCGATCTTGCAGTGATGCACGCGCTAACTCTTTTAAGTTATAACTGGCATAACCGTTATCAGCTTGGCGTTCACCGTGACCCGCCTTAGCCATCAAATGTGCGCTAATCGAGTCGCCAACTAAGTTACCGTTACCAACGTGAATGATAGCGCTTTGTGGCTGTGCCCCTGCTGGAGCTGTGCCTTGGCCAAGTGATGCTAGGATTTTATCTTTGGCGGATTCGGCGTTAACAGTTGCATCAGCAATACAGCTGTTTTTTAGTTCACCCAGTTGCGGGAACGCTGCAAAAGCGGCATTAATACCGTCAATCCGTTCTTTGTTCATGGTGGCTGCAGCCGCGGTAATATCCGCTTGTGACGGCGGGTTAATAGCAGCTGGTGCCGATGCTGGCGCTGGAGTTGCGGCAACGGGTGTTGTTGCACTAGGCGCATTGCCTTGCGGTGCAAACAGATTTTTTAGAGCTTCAGGCATATTAGTAAAATCCTTAAGTCGTTTTGAGCTTAGTGATGCTGCCATCTGCAGCGGATCGGTTACGGTATCGGCAAAGCCCTGTTCGAGCGCTTCGCGGCCAGTGAGCCATGTTTCACTAGCGAGTAAAGAGTGCAGTTCATCATCGCTAAGCCCTGTTTTTTGAGCGTAAGCACCAACAAGATTGCCCTCAACTTTATCAAGCAGATCGGCATACTTGCGCATATCATCAGCATCGCCCAAAGTGCCGCCCCAAGGCTTATGCACCATCATCATCGCGTTTTCAGGCATAACAACCTCATCAAACGCCATAGCAATAACCGAGGCCATTGATGCGGCAAGCCCATCGATATGACATACCTTTTGTGCGGGATGCCCCTTAATGATGTTGTATATCGCCATACCCTCAAACACATCACCACCGGGGCTATGGATGCGAGCGGTAATAGATGACACTTTGCCAAGCGCTTGAAGATCACGAGCAAACTGCTTAGCCGTTACCCCCCAACCACCAATTTCATCGTAAATCATGATCTCGGCGTGGCCGTTCTGCGCTTTTAATTCATACCAATTTTTATTAGGTACTGACTCATTATTAATTGCCGGACTCGCCATCCCTTGCGGCGCGATCAGCACGCTGTTGACGGCGAGCGCGGCGAGCGTTGTTGCTAGCATTTTGCTTTGTGCTGGTTTCTTCACTGTTGGATTCTCCAAGTGTGGGATCGGGGTCGTTATCGGTGACCATTTGATGTTCACGGTTGTACTCCACCTCGCGTTTACGCTGGCGTTTTACTTCCGCAGGGTTACGGCCACGAGCGCGAGCCCACTCAGCCTCAGTTGCTGCATTACCGGCAATCATAGCCTCCCAACCTTGCGCCTCTTTGCGCGGGTCAATCCACGGCATAGTGGGACCGTAATACACAGCATCGAACAGGGTGTTGATATCAAGATCA
The Shewanella sp. KX20019 DNA segment above includes these coding regions:
- a CDS encoding DUF2190 family protein, giving the protein MNNHICDGNTIDHTPTADVASGAPTLIGKLVAVALGNVVADTEGTFVTTGVFELAKVEADDIGQGTQVYLKADGNITSTASGNTLAGKAWAAAGNPSLTVWVKVNA
- a CDS encoding ClpP-like prohead protease/major capsid protein fusion protein: MKKPAQSKMLATTLAALAVNSVLIAPQGMASPAINNESVPNKNWYELKAQNGHAEIMIYDEIGGWGVTAKQFARDLQALGKVSSITARIHSPGGDVFEGMAIYNIIKGHPAQKVCHIDGLAASMASVIAMAFDEVVMPENAMMMVHKPWGGTLGDADDMRKYADLLDKVEGNLVGAYAQKTGLSDDELHSLLASETWLTGREALEQGFADTVTDPLQMAASLSSKRLKDFTNMPEALKNLFAPQGNAPSATTPVAATPAPASAPAAINPPSQADITAAAATMNKERIDGINAAFAAFPQLGELKNSCIADATVNAESAKDKILASLGQGTAPAGAQPQSAIIHVGNGNLVGDSISAHLMAKAGHGERQADNGYASYNLKELARASLQDRGIGIAGLNQMQMVGLAFTHDSSDFGNILLDVANKSVLLGWETAQETFERWTKKGQLGDFKVSKRVGLDELGSLREVRAGAEYKYVTLGDHGTDIALATYGEIFSITRQCIINDDMDMLTSIPMKMGSAAKATVADLVYAILTKNPNMGDGKALFHASHGNLSTGAPGVDSLSALAELMESQTTGGKHPRALNIMPEFALVPPNLKRSITQIIKSSSVKGADVNAGIANPIQDFAEVISEARLGQHSKEEYYLAAGQGRDTIEVAYLDGIDTPYIEQQDGFSIDGVATKVRIDAGVAPLDHRGLAKSTGKPA